One window from the genome of Hippoglossus hippoglossus isolate fHipHip1 chromosome 10, fHipHip1.pri, whole genome shotgun sequence encodes:
- the LOC117769816 gene encoding chitin-binding lectin 1-like produces MTAGGKSLGGSSVNSKTTTSDRPALTEALTSTTATESVTVCHGNAGRTKSLPENSSITTVNIRNPLHLDSPPPLTPPLPPLPLLAANSPDLPPPSPPALPPPLPPKPSSTSTPPPTSSTPPPAESPQRPTTLNLKTLPRPTVRENGGPALGVDEDEEERKLLEEDLKKCIEDFRKIRLPRVFPDRKRHWQSDLLKKYNA; encoded by the exons ATGACGGCTGGTGGAAAATCCCTTG GTGGTTCATCAGTAAATTCCAAGACAACAACCTCTGACCGTCCAGCTCTCACTGAAGCGTTGACCTCTACAACTGCCACTGAATCCGTCACGGTGTGTCATGGCAATGCTGGTCGAACCAAAAGCCTTCcagaaaacagcagcatcacaaCAGTGAACATACGAAACCCGCTGCACCtggactctcctcctcctctgacgcctcctcttcctccgctgcCCCTTCTTGCTGCGAACAGCCCGGACCTCCCACCTCCGTCACCTCCGGCCCTGCCTCCGCCTCTGCCGCCCAAACCTTCGtccacctccacccctcctcctaCTTCCTCGACGCCGCCTCCTGCTGAGAGCCCCCAGCGTCCGACCACCCTCAACCTAAAGACACTTCCACGGCCCACCGTGCGGGAGAATGGCGGCCCGGCACTTGGGGTGgatgaggacgaagaggagaggaagttgCTGGAGGAGGATCTGAAGAAATGCATTGAGGACTTCAGAAAGATCCGATTGCCCAGAGTGTTTCCGGATCGCAAGAGGCACTGGCAAAGTGACTTGCTCAAGAAGTACAACGCATAG
- the kctd12b gene encoding BTB/POZ domain-containing protein KCTD12b has translation MALPDSSISVEELPFPEIIELNVGGQVYITRYSTLTSVPDSLLWEMFSRKSAKGLARDTKGRFFVDRDGFLFRYILDYMRDQQLVLPDHFPERGRLQREAEFFNLPELVKLLVPKISKQNSLGDEGCQSDPEDSSPGIDTARNLSSLGAAAAACASLVPGAMDGKRSGFITIGYRGSYTLGRDSQTDAKFRRVARIMVCGKTSLAKEVFGETLNESRDPDRPPERYTSRYYLKFTFLEQAFDKLADAGFHMVACNSTGTCAFAHEQTDDKIWTSYTEYVFYRE, from the coding sequence ATGGCTTTACCAGATAGTAGCATATCTGTGGAGGAACTGCCCTTCCCAGAGATTATAGAGCTTAATGTTGGAGGCCAGGTGTACATAACCCGCTACTCCACCCTCACAAGTGTGCCAGACTCTCTGCTGTGGGAGATGTTCAGTCGAAAGTCAGCCAAAGGTCTGGCCAGGGACACCAAGGGGCGCTTCTTTGTGGACCGTGATGGTTTCCTATTCCGTTACATCTTGGATTACATGCGGGACCAGCAGCTGGTCCTTCCTGACCACTTCCCCGAACGCGGGCGCCTGCAGAGGGAGGCTGAGTTCTTCAACCTGCCAGAGCTCGTCAAGCTGCTGGTGCCCAAAATCAGCAAGCAGAACTCGCTGGGCGACGAGGGGTGTCAGAGCGACCCAGAGGACTCCTCACCGGGGATTGACACAGCCCGTAACCTCAGCTCCCTGggggctgcagctgctgcgtgTGCCAGCCTGGTGCCCGGTGCCATGGATGGCAAACGTTCCGGGTTCATCACCATTGGCTACCGAGGCTCGTATACTCTGGGCCGTGACAGCCAGACCGATGCTAAATTCCGCAGGGTGGCACGAATCATGGTTTGTGGGAAGACCTCCTTGGCCAAAGAGGTCTTTGGGGAGACACTCAACGAGAGCCGTGACCCTGACCGCCCCCCTGAGCGCTACACGTCCCGCTATTATCTGAAGTTCACCTTTCTGGAGCAGGCTTTTGACAAGCTGGCCGACGCAGGCTTCCACATGGTGGCCTGTAACTCTACAGGAACCTGCGCCTTTGCCCATGAGCAGACGGACGACAAGATCTGGACCAGCTACACTGAATATGTGTTCTACCGTGAGTGA
- the zgc:66447 gene encoding SLAIN motif-containing protein-like — translation MVVPDSASVVPQPDSGSPTGLMESSKSGCSEEVEGGQHLAGVELEEVRKLQELVRRLEVQNETLRTRGSNKAIIHRGASGNSNVTAAANINEGLTHPCLRLEQSGELGSTDFELSPPQDSNSSSEEMSPLPVTNRLEEEEDEDEDRGPCGGFLTLTYSNGAVDTQGHTPESPSQDSYESETLAESDSGVDQTALDEVDVLDLEDECAAVEDEDSWLYVSPKKQVADAGPESPLKWCRQVLDHRSPETEKACRTLINRLDQNTSRWRNMYSSPSAEAGSAGSGLISPGYHKSTNKSLLTCGSSGVTSMQSALSSQSSIDSELSTSDDSISMGYKLQDLTDVQIMARLQEESLRQDYASSSATASRRSSTASLQSLRRAGTYSDQEFDTYSLEDEEDEFCSIPQRRHHFSPSPLGSPRCLSPSTSNHGQEYSSRLGAPRSRTPRRSLQGPSAELIKFAKSEEELRHSMPNLAPRTSLRSLEAVRNSRSMEANLQSSGNRMSHLTQSPSTGMAGSRMRSNGQSPLSLRTPVKAVSPVGPMAASRQPSRGLPVIQGPPAGGGRRVQSPGSANGRAYVPGRASTGAGRSAVGQGQAGPATSTRSKLSQPTRRSLGVTRLSDESWKDGCY, via the exons ATGGTGGTCCCGGACAGTGCCAGTGTGGTCCCCCAGCCTGACAGTGGCAGCCCCACCGGGCTCATGGAGAGCTCCAAGTCCGGGTGCtcggaggaagtggagggggGCCAACACCTGGCaggggtggagctggaggaggtccGAAAGCTACAGGAGCTTGTCCGCAGGCTGGAGGTCCAGAATGAGACCCTGCGCACCAGGGGGAGCAATAAGGCCATCATCCACAGAGGTGCCAGCGGCAACAGCAATGTCACAGCGGCCGCCAACATCAACGAGGGGCTGACCCACCCGTGCCTCAGGTTGGAGCAGAGCGGTGAGCTGGGCAGCACAGACTTTGAGCTGTCGCCCCCACAggacagcaacagcagcagcgaggAGATGTCGCCTCTACCTGTGACCAACAGgctggaagaagaggaggatgaagacgaggatCGGGGTCCGTGTGGGGGGTTTCTCACCTTGACCTACAGCAACGGAGCGGTGGATACCCAAGGGCATACACCAGAGAGCCCCTCTCAGGACAGTTATGAGTCAGAGACACTTGCAGAAAGCGACTCAGGGGTGGACCAAACTGCACTGGATGAGGTGGATGTCCTGGATTTGGAGGATGAGTGCGCAGCAGTAGAGGATGAGGACAGCTG gTTATATGTGTCTCCTAAAAAGCAAGTAGCAGATGCGGGCCCAGAGTCTCCACTGAAATGGTGTCGGCAGGTTCTCGACCATCGCAGCCCAGAGACAGAGAAGGCTTGTCGGACCCTGATCAACCGCTTGGATCAGA ATACGTCTCGATGGAGGAACATGTACAGCAGCCCGTCAGCTGAGGCAGGCTCGGCAGGATCAGGCCTGATCTCTCCTGGGTACCACAAATCAACTAACAAATCCCTACTAACCTGTGGCAGCTCAG GTGTCACAAGCATGCAGTCAGCCCTGAGCTCCCAGTCTTCTATAGACAGTGAGCTCAGCACATCAGATGACTCCATCTCTATGGGCTACAAGCTGCAGGATCTCACTGATGTCCAGATCATGGCTCGCCTACAGGAAGAGA GTCTCAGGCAGGATTATGCCTCCAGCTCAGCGACTGCATCACGCCGCAGCTCCACAGCATCTCTTCAGTCCTTGCGCCGGGCTGGCACCTACAGCGATCAAGAATTTGACACTTACAGCCTggaagacgaggaggatgaGTTCTGCTCCATTCCCCAGCGACGGCATCACTTCAGCCCCTCGCCCTTAGGTTCACCCCGGTGCCtgtccccctccacctccaacCACGGTCAGGAATACAGCAGCCGACTCGGGGCCCCACGCTCAAGAACACCAAGACGATCTCTCCAGGGACCCAGTGCAGAGCTGATTAAATTTGCCAAGAGTGAAG AGGAGTTGAGACACAGCATGCCTAATCTGGCCCCCCGCACCAGCCTACGTTCCCTGGAAGCAGTCAGAAACAGCCGCAGCATGGAGGCTAACCTCCAGAGCTCTGGCAACCGCATGTCCCACCTGACTCAGTCCCCCTCCACAG GTATGGCTGGTAGTCGAATGCGTAGCAATGGCCAGTCTCCACTCTCCCTGCGGACTCCAGTTAAAGCCGTCAGTCCAGTAGGCCCCATGGCAGCCAGCCGTCAGCCTTCACGAGGTCTGCCTGTCATCCAAGGACCGCCTGCGGGAGGGGGCCGCAGGGTCCAGTCCCCGGGCTCAGCCAATGGCAGAGCCTACGTACCTGGGAGAGCGTCAACCGGGGCAGGGAGGTCTGCTGTGGGCCAAGGCCAGGCTGGGCCAGCCACATCCACCAGGAGTAAACTGTCCCAGCCAACCAGAAG gtcTTTGGGCGTGACACGACTATCAGATGAATCTTGGAAAGATGGCTGCTACTGA
- the znf711 gene encoding zinc finger protein 711 yields the protein MDQGGGVLELHTQELKMPHAMIMQDFVAGMGGLAHIDGDHIVVSVPEGMLLSDVMTDEGILLEHELEVEGLETQVVEDLETEVVEGLETEVVESLHADVEGLEVEDLQTHVVELEAQVVDGLEGEVEVEGLEAQVVEGLETDIEDECLEAHVVEGLEEEVEVEGLEAEVVEGLEVDVESLQSQGVEAHEMNSEDMVSSEHSVIMPENILGTEVAIEEDLDPHHHHHHVLTSGLIRNSNHHHDDMPDQVFVAELLSDHQDNTLDHQLVSEGLMVTEDGSETIIHQQLPTEAVPLQTDEDDDARSSSEDYLMISLDEVEEKLDIGDTPLEISTEVMEDKESKEDDGSEVIKVYIFKAEADDDLGGTEVITEDDYQNGHPDLEAASSGRLGVGRDKMVYMAVKNHLKEEDDDDDDDSDEDDDDDINNTIDQVKNGAATPFLQIREGLGANRALKPKAKKKKKGEIRQCQTAVIIGPDGMPLTVYPCHICGKKFRSRGFLKCHMKNHPDHLLKKKYQCTDCDFTTNKKVSFHNHLESHKLLNHNSDRSPEYTEYTRRYHESSPLGSDKLIVKDREPKLHHCKYCDYETAEQGLLNRHLLAVHSKNFAHVCVECAKGFRHPSELKKHMRTHTGEKPYHCPHCEFRCADQSNLKTHIKSKHGADLPFKCSHCPQAYADARELQRHIEMVQGHKTHQCPHCEHKSTNSSDLKRHIISVHTKDFPHQCDVCEKGFHRPSELKKHAETHKGNKVHQCRHCNFNASDTFTLSRHILSLHTKDLPFKCKRCRRGFRQPAELKKHMKTHSGRKVYQCQYCEYNSTDASGFKRHVISIHTKDYPHRCDYCTKGFRRPSEKSQHIARHHKDMMM from the exons ATGGATCAAGGAGGAGGGGTGTTGGAACTGCACACTCAGGAGCTAAAGATGCCCCACGCTATGATCATGCAAGACTTTG TTGCAGGCATGGGAGGCCTGGCTCACATTGACGGGGACCACATTGTGGTGTCTGTGCCTGAGGGTATGCTTCTCTCTGATGTGATGACGGATGAGGGCATCCTCCTGGAGCATGAGCTTGAGGTGGAAGGCCTGGAGACTCAGGTTGTTGAAGACCTGGAGACAGAGGTGGTTGAAGGACTGGAGACTGAAGTGGTGGAGAGCTTACACGCAGATGTAGAGGGCTTGGAGGTTGAAGACCTACAGACGCATGTTGTTGAGCTGGAGGCTCAGGTTGTCGACGGCCTTGAGGGAGAGGTGGAAGTCGAAGGTCTGGAAGCACAAGTAGTGGAGGGCCTGGAAACAGACATAGAGGATGAGTGCCTGGAAGCTCATGTTGTTGAGGGCCtcgaggaggaggtggaggtggagggttTAGAGGCCGAGGTTGTGGAGGGTCTGGAGGTAGATGTGGAAAGTTTGCAGTCTCAAGGGGTTGAGGCCCatgaaatgaacagtgaagACATGGTGTCCTCAGAACACAGTGTGATCATGCCTGAGAATATCCTGGGGACAGAGGTTGCAATAGAGGAAGATCTggacccccaccaccaccaccaccacgtcCTTACCTCAGGCCTCATCCGGAACTCAAACCACCACCACGATGACATGCCAGACCAAGTGTTTGTGGCAGAGCTTCTGTCGGACCACCAGGACAACACCCTGGACCATCAGCTTGTGTCAGAAGGCTTGATGGTAACAGAGGACGGTTCAGAGACCATAATCCACCAACAGCTGCCAACTGAGGCTGTTCCCCTGCAGACAGATGAGGACGATGATGCAAGAAGCAGCTCTGAGGATTACCTCATGATCTCCT TGGATGAGGTGGAAGAGAAGTTGGACATAGGAGACACTCCCCTTGAGATCAGCACTGAGGTAATGGAAGATAAGGAATCCAAAGAGGACGATGGCTCTGAGGTCATAAAAGTCTACATTTTTAAAGCTGAAGCAGATGACGATTTAG GTGGAACAGAGGTAATAACGGAGGATGACTACCAGAATGGCCATCCTGACCTGGAAGCTGCATCATCAGGCCGATTGGGAGTTGGCCGCGACAAGATGGTCTACATGGCGGTCAAGAACCATCTTAAAGAAgaagatgacgatgatgatgatgacagtgatgaggatgatgatgatgacatca ATAATACCATTGATCAGGTAAAGAATGGGGCAGCTACACCATTTCTGCAAATCCGAGAGGGACTGGGCGCCAACCGTGCCCTTAAGCCCAAAgctaagaaaaagaagaaaggagagattCGACAATGTCAGACTG CTGTTATCATTGGACCAGACGGCATGCCTTTGACAGTCTATCCCTGTCACATATGTGGAAAGAAGTTTCGCTCACGCGGCTTCTTAAAATGCCACATGAAGAACCACCCGGACCACCTGCTAAAGAAGAAGTACCAGTGTACGGACTGCGACTTTACCACCAACAAGAAGGTCAGTTTCCACAACCATTTGGAGAGTCACAAGCTGCTGAATCACAACAGTGATCGCTCTCCTGAATACACTGAGTACACAAGGCGCTACCATGAATCCAGCCCCCTGGGCTCTGACAAGCTCATCGTCAAGGACCGGGAGCCCAAACTGCATCACTGCAAGTACTGCGATTATGAGACGGCTGAACAGGGCCTACTCAATCGTCACCTGCTCGCTGTGCACAGTAAGAACTTTGCACACGTGTGTGTCGAATGCGCCAAAGGCTTCCGCCATCCATCAGAGCTGAAGAAACACATGCGGACccacacaggagagaagccgTACCACTGCCCGCACTGCGAGTTTCGCTGTGCAGACCAGTCCAATCTAAAGACTCATATTAAGAGCAAGCATGGTGCAGATCTGCCCTTCAAGTGCAGCCACTGTCCACAGGCCTATGCCGACGCTCGGGAACTCCAGCGTCACATAGAGATGGTGCAAGGCCACAAGACCCACCAGTGCCCGCACTGTGAGCACAAGAGCACCAACTCCAGTGACCTAAAACGACACATTATCTCCGTTCACACTAAGGACTTTCCGCATCAGTGCGATGTGTGTGAGAAAGGCTTTCACCGGCCCTCTGAGCTGAAGAAAcacgcagagacacacaagggcAACAAGGTGCACCAGTGCCGGCATTGTAACTTCAACGCTTCCGATACCTTCACCCTAAGCCGCCATATTTTGTCCTTGCATACGAAGGACCTCCCTTTTAAGTGCAAGCGCTGCCGGCGAGGTTTCCGGCAGCCCGCTGAGCTGAAGAagcacatgaagacacacagtGGTAGAAAGGTTTATCAGTGCCAGTATTGTGAATATAACAGTACGGACGCTTCTGGCTTCAAACGTCATGTCATCTCCATTCACACCAAGGACTACCCCCACCGCTGCGACTACTGCACCAAAGGCTTTAGGAGGCCTTCAGAGAAGAGCCAGCACATAGCCAGGCATCACAAAGACATGATGATGTAa